The Afipia massiliensis genome has a segment encoding these proteins:
- the purL gene encoding phosphoribosylformylglycinamidine synthase subunit PurL — protein MTIRNEPQITPDLVASHGLKPDEYERILKLIGRVPTFTELGIFSAMWNEHCSYKSSRIHLRGLPTKAPWVIQGPGENAGVIDIGDGQAVVFKMESHNHPSYIEPYQGATTGVGGILRDVFTMGARPIACLNALSFGDPSHPKTRHLVSGVVAGVGGYGNSFGVPTVGGQTRFHTRYDGNILVNAMAVGLAETDKIFYAAASGVNMPIVYLGSKTGRDGIHGATMASAEFDDDSAEKRPTVQVGDPFAEKLLLEACLEIMEADCVIAIQDMGAAGLTCSAVEMGAKGDLGVELDLDSVPTRETGMSAYEMMLSESQERMLMVLKPEKEKQAEAIFKKWGLDFAIVGYTTPTQRFVVKHGGDVMVDLPIKELESEAPLYDRPHVPSPQLPVIHARDVKPPVSISEALSKLIATPELCSKRWVWEQYDHVIGGNTMQRPGGDAAVVRVQDGPKGLALTCDVTPRYCEADPFEGGKQAVAEAWRNITAVGGRPLAITDNLNFGNPERPEIMGQFVGCLKGIAAACTALDFPVVSGNVSLYNETNGRGILPTPSIGGVGLLDDFTKSATLAFKAENEAILLIGDTQGWLGQSVYLRDVCGKEEGAPPPVDLDVEKRNGDVVRGMIKGGTATAVHDVADGGLLVALTEMAMASGIGAILDAPPDEIVPHAWWFGEDQARYVVTVQEENLLTVLSKLKAVGVPCHVIGKTGGHDIAVEGETSVSVASLKAGYENWLPAYMAGKG, from the coding sequence TTGACGATCAGGAACGAACCCCAGATCACCCCCGATCTCGTCGCCAGCCACGGTCTCAAGCCGGACGAGTACGAGCGCATCCTGAAGCTGATCGGCCGGGTGCCGACGTTCACGGAACTCGGCATCTTCTCGGCGATGTGGAACGAGCACTGTTCCTACAAATCCTCGCGCATCCATCTGCGCGGCCTGCCGACCAAGGCGCCGTGGGTGATCCAGGGACCGGGCGAGAACGCGGGCGTCATCGACATCGGTGACGGACAGGCGGTGGTCTTCAAGATGGAGAGTCACAACCACCCGAGCTACATCGAGCCGTATCAGGGCGCGACCACCGGCGTTGGCGGCATTCTGCGCGACGTGTTCACCATGGGCGCGCGGCCGATTGCGTGCCTCAATGCACTGAGCTTCGGCGATCCGAGCCATCCGAAGACGCGTCATCTCGTGTCGGGCGTCGTCGCGGGCGTCGGCGGCTACGGCAACTCGTTCGGCGTGCCGACGGTCGGCGGCCAGACGCGTTTCCACACGCGCTACGACGGCAACATTCTCGTCAACGCGATGGCGGTGGGCCTAGCCGAGACCGACAAGATTTTTTATGCGGCGGCAAGCGGCGTGAACATGCCGATCGTCTATCTCGGCTCCAAGACCGGCCGCGACGGCATCCACGGCGCGACCATGGCGTCCGCCGAGTTCGATGACGACAGCGCCGAGAAGCGCCCGACCGTGCAGGTCGGCGATCCGTTCGCGGAAAAGCTGCTGCTGGAAGCGTGCCTCGAAATCATGGAAGCGGATTGCGTGATCGCGATTCAGGACATGGGCGCTGCGGGTCTCACCTGCTCCGCGGTCGAGATGGGCGCGAAGGGCGACCTCGGCGTCGAGCTCGATCTGGATTCTGTGCCGACGCGCGAAACCGGCATGAGCGCCTACGAGATGATGCTCTCGGAGTCCCAGGAGCGCATGCTCATGGTGCTGAAGCCCGAGAAGGAAAAGCAGGCCGAGGCGATCTTCAAGAAGTGGGGTCTGGATTTCGCAATCGTCGGCTACACCACGCCGACCCAGCGCTTCGTCGTGAAGCATGGCGGCGACGTGATGGTCGATCTGCCGATCAAGGAACTGGAGTCGGAAGCGCCGCTCTATGACCGCCCGCATGTGCCATCGCCACAGTTGCCCGTCATTCACGCGCGCGATGTGAAACCACCCGTCTCGATTTCAGAGGCGCTGTCCAAGCTCATCGCCACGCCGGAGCTGTGCTCGAAGCGCTGGGTGTGGGAACAGTACGATCACGTCATCGGCGGCAACACGATGCAGCGCCCGGGCGGCGATGCGGCGGTGGTGCGCGTGCAGGACGGACCGAAGGGGCTGGCCCTGACCTGCGATGTGACGCCGCGTTATTGCGAAGCCGATCCGTTCGAAGGCGGCAAGCAGGCGGTGGCCGAAGCCTGGCGCAACATCACGGCGGTGGGCGGGCGTCCGCTCGCGATCACCGACAATCTCAATTTCGGAAATCCCGAGCGGCCCGAGATCATGGGCCAGTTCGTCGGTTGCCTGAAGGGCATTGCGGCTGCGTGCACGGCGCTGGATTTCCCGGTCGTGTCTGGCAACGTGTCGCTCTACAACGAGACCAACGGACGCGGCATTCTGCCGACGCCGTCCATCGGCGGCGTCGGGCTGCTGGATGATTTTACCAAGTCGGCGACGCTGGCGTTCAAGGCTGAGAACGAGGCGATCCTTCTGATCGGCGACACCCAGGGTTGGCTCGGCCAGTCGGTGTATCTGCGCGACGTGTGCGGCAAGGAAGAGGGCGCGCCGCCGCCGGTCGACCTCGATGTTGAGAAGCGCAACGGCGACGTGGTGCGCGGTATGATCAAGGGCGGCACCGCAACCGCGGTTCACGACGTCGCGGATGGCGGCTTGCTCGTGGCACTCACTGAAATGGCGATGGCCAGCGGTATCGGCGCTATCCTCGATGCACCGCCGGACGAGATCGTGCCGCATGCGTGGTGGTTCGGCGAGGATCAGGCGCGCTATGTTGTCACCGTGCAGGAAGAGAATTTGCTGACGGTGTTAAGCAAGCTGAAGGCTGTCGGTGTGCCGTGCCACGTCATCGGCAAGACCGGTGGGCACGACATTGCGGTCGAAGGAGAGACTTCGGTTTCGGTGGCGTCACTCAAGGCGGGCTACGAGAACTGGCTGCCGGCCTACATGGCGGGCAAGGGCTGA
- a CDS encoding LysR family transcriptional regulator — translation MVRPLLPAKIPYFLAVGETLSFRKAAEKLGIAQPALSRSIRDLELQLGFTLFERSTRRVVLTPAGEVLYRESADAMQRLARATMHAERVAQGLSGTVSVGYSTFAATGPMSDIIIEFRKRHPQAQVGLRLLASSEQAAAFDEGTLDLGFMMSNVVGPLQQTIPISRERLVALVPTSHAWAANRAISMRTLSTAPLVIGSARRWRGFRALINGLMTDRGLSLTIAEEADDVPVLLQLVRSGFGCTILDASFIPTLPPGIAPLEIEDATATLDISLVWRKDNLSPLVARFVDVANAFMASHQEVPRRRHRQNRK, via the coding sequence ATGGTCCGCCCCCTGCTTCCAGCCAAAATCCCTTACTTTCTCGCCGTCGGTGAGACGCTGAGCTTCCGCAAGGCCGCCGAGAAGCTCGGCATCGCCCAGCCGGCGCTCAGCCGCAGCATCCGGGATCTTGAACTCCAGCTCGGCTTCACGCTTTTCGAGCGGTCGACCCGCCGTGTCGTACTGACGCCCGCCGGCGAGGTGCTTTACCGCGAAAGCGCCGACGCCATGCAGCGTCTCGCGCGCGCCACGATGCACGCGGAACGCGTTGCGCAGGGCCTCAGCGGCACCGTCAGCGTCGGCTACTCGACGTTTGCCGCCACCGGCCCGATGTCCGACATCATCATCGAATTCCGGAAACGCCACCCACAGGCACAGGTCGGCCTGCGCCTTCTCGCTTCGTCCGAACAAGCCGCGGCATTCGACGAGGGCACGCTCGATCTCGGTTTCATGATGTCGAACGTCGTCGGGCCGCTGCAACAGACAATTCCCATCTCGCGCGAGCGGCTGGTCGCGCTGGTCCCCACAAGCCACGCCTGGGCGGCAAACCGTGCGATCTCGATGCGAACCCTGTCCACCGCTCCACTGGTGATCGGCAGCGCCCGGCGATGGCGCGGTTTCCGCGCACTCATCAATGGGCTGATGACGGACCGCGGGCTCTCCCTGACGATTGCCGAGGAAGCCGATGACGTGCCCGTGCTGCTGCAACTGGTGCGATCGGGTTTCGGCTGCACGATTCTCGATGCATCCTTCATCCCCACCCTGCCACCGGGGATCGCTCCGCTGGAGATCGAAGACGCGACCGCGACGCTCGATATCTCGCTGGTCTGGCGCAAGGACAACCTGTCGCCGCTGGTGGCACGTTTCGTCGATGTGGCGAACGCATTCATGGCGTCGCATCAGGAGGTGCCGCGACGGCGGCATCGCCAGAACCGAAAGTAA
- the ggt gene encoding gamma-glutamyltransferase: MPKGKAMIVAAQAEAAEAGADVLRAGGNAIDAAIACALVQGVVDPLMTGIAGFGSAGIYFPGQGFHQYLDFHAPAPAAARPDMWADLIEGEARDGYGFILRGKVNDLGYQSVCVPASLKAYYEAHSRFGVLPWRDIVAPAIAWAERGWMVRPHVEFFWSDPGLMDRASGIDRLSFTASGRKLYCREDGTYKRVGDVVHNPDYAETLRMIAEGGSDVFYRGELAQRIAADMRAHGGLITAEDLANYQPQWREPLRGNYRGYEVTTNNPPGGGIMLIEMLNILEHFDLSGIGHNTAEYLRVVCEAMKRSTADKDRSIGDPAFLDVPVQKLTSKDYAAALASEIKSHVKGDVPRFNSGMPSKDTTHVSVVDRDGNCVTMTHSLGMPSGVITDGLGFIYNGCMGVFDPRPGRAGSIAPGKARFTSVVPSIIFRDKKPYLVIGAPGATQIAMGVLQAILNVIDFGMTMTEAVSAPRFSATSNAIDVTNRIVHGVTNELEADGYQVIRSPYTFGFAAVHGIRIDGDKLDGGADPGHDGIALPV; the protein is encoded by the coding sequence ATGCCGAAAGGGAAGGCGATGATCGTCGCGGCGCAGGCCGAAGCGGCGGAGGCCGGTGCGGACGTATTGCGGGCGGGCGGAAACGCCATCGATGCGGCGATCGCCTGTGCGCTGGTTCAGGGCGTCGTCGACCCGCTGATGACCGGCATCGCGGGGTTCGGCAGCGCCGGCATCTATTTTCCCGGACAGGGGTTCCACCAGTATCTCGATTTCCATGCGCCGGCGCCGGCGGCCGCGCGTCCCGACATGTGGGCCGATCTGATCGAAGGTGAAGCGCGCGACGGCTATGGCTTCATCCTGCGCGGCAAGGTGAACGATCTCGGCTATCAGTCGGTCTGCGTGCCGGCGTCGCTGAAGGCCTACTACGAGGCGCATTCCAGATTCGGCGTGCTGCCGTGGCGGGACATCGTCGCGCCGGCGATTGCGTGGGCGGAGCGCGGCTGGATGGTCCGTCCGCACGTCGAATTTTTCTGGTCCGATCCCGGCCTGATGGATCGCGCTTCGGGAATCGATCGCCTCTCATTTACTGCATCCGGGCGGAAGCTTTATTGCCGCGAGGACGGCACATACAAGCGCGTCGGCGATGTCGTCCACAATCCGGATTACGCCGAGACCCTGCGGATGATCGCCGAGGGCGGCTCCGACGTCTTCTATCGCGGTGAACTGGCACAGCGCATCGCCGCCGATATGCGCGCGCATGGCGGTCTCATCACCGCTGAAGATCTTGCGAACTACCAGCCGCAATGGCGCGAGCCTCTGCGCGGCAACTATCGCGGTTATGAAGTCACCACCAATAACCCGCCCGGCGGCGGCATCATGCTGATCGAGATGCTCAACATTCTCGAGCATTTCGATCTTTCCGGCATCGGGCACAACACCGCCGAATATCTGCGGGTGGTGTGCGAGGCGATGAAACGCTCGACCGCCGACAAGGATCGCTCGATCGGCGATCCGGCCTTTCTCGACGTGCCCGTTCAGAAGCTGACGTCGAAGGATTATGCCGCTGCATTGGCCAGCGAAATCAAGTCGCACGTCAAAGGCGACGTGCCGCGGTTCAACTCGGGCATGCCATCGAAGGACACCACCCACGTGTCGGTGGTCGACCGCGACGGCAACTGCGTGACGATGACCCATTCGCTCGGCATGCCGTCCGGTGTCATTACCGACGGGCTTGGCTTCATCTACAACGGCTGCATGGGTGTGTTCGATCCGCGGCCGGGCCGCGCCGGCTCGATTGCGCCGGGCAAGGCGCGTTTCACATCGGTGGTCCCGTCGATCATCTTCCGCGACAAGAAGCCATATCTGGTTATTGGCGCGCCCGGTGCGACGCAAATTGCGATGGGTGTGCTGCAGGCTATTCTCAACGTCATCGATTTCGGCATGACCATGACGGAGGCGGTCAGCGCGCCGCGCTTTTCCGCCACCAGCAACGCCATCGACGTTACCAATCGCATCGTACACGGCGTCACCAACGAACTCGAAGCCGACGGTTACCAGGTGATCCGCAGCCCTTACACGTTCGGCTTTGCGGCCGTGCACGGCATCCGGATCGACGGCGACAAGCTCGACGGCGGCGCCGACCCCGGCCACGACGGCATCGCATTGCCGGTCTGA
- a CDS encoding ABC transporter substrate-binding protein, giving the protein MLMACGAARAQVSDDAVKIGVLTDHSGGFAYLVGKYSVEATQMAVDDFGGKVLGKPISVITADHQNKADIASAISRRWFETEGVDTITDVAGSAVALATQEIARSRSKVLLISGAATTELTGKACSATTSQWSYDTYAFAKGTASQVTKQGGDSWYFLTSDYAFGHSLQRDASHFVTESGGKVLGSVRFPFGSPDFSSFLLQAQASKAKVIGLAMSGADLLSAIKQAREFGIVQSGQSLASLVVYINDIEGVGLNVAQGLTLTTSFYWDANDETRAWAKRFMERSGGFIPNLITAGTYASVLHYLKAVEAAGTDEGKAVAAKMKELPVNDFYNKNVQIRQDGRVMHKTFLMKVKSPADSKYRGDFYQQLAEMSGEQSFKPLAGSECPLVK; this is encoded by the coding sequence ATGCTGATGGCATGCGGTGCGGCGCGGGCACAGGTGTCTGACGACGCCGTCAAGATCGGCGTGCTGACCGACCACTCGGGCGGATTCGCCTATCTCGTCGGCAAGTACTCGGTCGAAGCGACGCAGATGGCGGTCGATGATTTCGGCGGTAAGGTGCTGGGCAAGCCGATCAGCGTCATCACCGCCGATCATCAGAACAAGGCCGACATTGCCTCCGCGATCAGCCGCAGATGGTTCGAGACCGAGGGTGTGGACACCATCACCGACGTCGCCGGTTCGGCGGTCGCCCTTGCCACTCAGGAAATCGCGCGGTCGCGCAGCAAGGTGCTGCTGATTTCAGGCGCCGCGACCACCGAATTGACGGGCAAGGCCTGTTCGGCGACGACATCGCAGTGGAGCTATGACACCTACGCGTTCGCCAAGGGAACGGCGAGCCAGGTGACCAAGCAGGGCGGCGACAGCTGGTACTTCCTGACCAGCGATTACGCCTTCGGTCATTCGCTCCAGCGTGACGCCAGCCACTTCGTTACCGAAAGCGGCGGCAAGGTGCTCGGCAGCGTGCGTTTTCCGTTCGGTTCGCCGGATTTCTCGTCGTTCCTGCTTCAGGCGCAGGCCTCCAAGGCCAAGGTGATCGGCCTTGCCATGTCTGGCGCGGACCTTCTAAGCGCCATCAAGCAGGCGCGTGAGTTCGGCATCGTGCAGTCCGGGCAGAGCCTCGCCAGCCTCGTTGTTTATATCAACGATATCGAAGGCGTCGGGCTGAACGTCGCGCAGGGCTTGACGCTCACGACCTCGTTCTACTGGGACGCCAACGACGAGACCCGTGCCTGGGCGAAGCGGTTCATGGAGCGCTCGGGTGGTTTCATTCCCAACCTCATCACCGCGGGAACCTACGCGTCGGTGCTTCACTATCTGAAGGCGGTTGAGGCGGCAGGGACCGATGAAGGCAAGGCCGTGGCGGCAAAGATGAAGGAACTGCCGGTCAACGACTTCTACAACAAGAACGTCCAGATCCGGCAGGACGGCCGCGTCATGCACAAGACCTTCCTGATGAAGGTCAAGTCACCGGCGGATTCGAAGTATCGCGGCGACTTCTATCAGCAGTTGGCTGAGATGTCGGGTGAGCAGTCGTTCAAGCCGCTCGCCGGAAGCGAGTGCCCTCTGGTCAAATAA
- a CDS encoding DUF427 domain-containing protein translates to MRIPGPDHPIAISANPKRVRVSVGGELIAETSRALTLKESSYPPVQYIPREDANPARLKRTAHSTYCPYKGDASYFSIVSGGKTLENAIWTYETPYDSVKDIAGHLAFYPDKVTIEEI, encoded by the coding sequence ATGAGAATTCCAGGCCCAGACCACCCAATTGCGATCTCAGCGAACCCAAAACGGGTCCGGGTCAGCGTCGGCGGCGAGCTCATCGCCGAAACCAGCCGCGCCCTGACCCTCAAGGAATCGAGCTATCCGCCGGTTCAGTACATTCCGCGCGAGGATGCCAACCCTGCCAGGTTGAAGCGCACCGCGCACAGCACCTATTGCCCCTACAAGGGCGATGCGAGCTATTTCAGCATCGTTTCCGGCGGCAAGACGCTGGAGAACGCCATCTGGACCTACGAGACGCCCTACGATTCGGTGAAGGACATCGCCGGGCATCTGGCGTTCTATCCGGACAAAGTCACGATCGAAGAGATCTAG
- a CDS encoding BolA family protein, with amino-acid sequence MPMDARDIETMIKAALPDAKVEIRDLAGDGDHYAATVISEAFRGKSRVQQHQIVYQSLKGQMGGVLHALALQTGVPDA; translated from the coding sequence ATGCCAATGGACGCGCGGGACATCGAAACGATGATCAAGGCAGCGTTGCCCGACGCGAAGGTGGAAATCCGCGACCTCGCAGGCGACGGTGACCACTACGCCGCCACCGTCATCTCGGAAGCCTTTCGCGGTAAATCGCGGGTACAGCAGCACCAGATCGTCTATCAGTCGCTGAAGGGGCAGATGGGCGGCGTCCTGCATGCGCTGGCGCTGCAGACGGGCGTGCCTGACGCCTGA
- a CDS encoding low temperature requirement protein A, whose product MSTNETLLRARAPHQHHRVTYVELFFDLVFVFAITQISHTLLAHFTPLGVLQTTILFLAVWWVWIYTSWITNWLDPERTPVRVMLFGLMVAGLLLSTSIPKAFESRGLAFALAFVVMQVGRSAFTFLSIPRSQPGLRMNLLRITIWLACSGVFWIAGGFAEGQTRLMLWIVAVAIEYCGPLARFRCPGLGATPLEDWEVEGGHMAERCALFIIIALGESIVVTGATFASAAWTAPTIMGFVVALIGSIAMWWVYFHIGAEAGAEHISHAKDTGRLARLAYTYLHLPIVAGIVVSAVGDELLLAHPEGHADTKTILTMIGGPLLFLIGTILFKRSIRGIFQLSHMVGIGLLIVLIPFAHFLSPLLLSSATTVIMVIVAAWEAISLGSLAKSDEI is encoded by the coding sequence GTGTCGACAAACGAAACCCTGTTGCGAGCCCGTGCGCCGCACCAGCATCACCGTGTCACTTACGTCGAACTGTTCTTCGACCTCGTTTTCGTTTTTGCCATTACGCAGATCTCCCACACGCTGCTGGCGCATTTCACGCCGCTGGGCGTGCTGCAGACCACGATCCTGTTTCTGGCGGTGTGGTGGGTCTGGATCTACACATCCTGGATCACCAACTGGCTCGACCCGGAGCGCACGCCGGTCCGCGTGATGCTGTTCGGGCTGATGGTCGCCGGCCTGTTGCTGTCCACCTCCATTCCCAAGGCGTTTGAAAGCCGGGGACTGGCGTTTGCGCTGGCCTTCGTCGTCATGCAGGTCGGACGATCGGCTTTCACGTTCCTTTCGATTCCGAGGTCCCAGCCCGGCTTGCGCATGAACCTGTTGCGCATCACGATCTGGCTCGCATGCAGCGGCGTGTTCTGGATCGCGGGCGGGTTTGCGGAGGGGCAGACGCGGCTCATGCTGTGGATCGTCGCGGTGGCGATCGAGTATTGCGGCCCGCTGGCGCGGTTCCGGTGTCCCGGTTTAGGCGCCACACCTCTGGAAGACTGGGAGGTCGAAGGCGGCCACATGGCCGAACGCTGCGCGCTGTTCATCATCATCGCGCTTGGCGAGTCCATCGTGGTCACCGGCGCGACCTTCGCGTCGGCTGCGTGGACTGCGCCAACGATCATGGGCTTTGTCGTCGCGCTGATCGGCAGCATCGCCATGTGGTGGGTGTATTTTCACATCGGCGCGGAAGCGGGGGCGGAGCATATCTCGCACGCGAAGGATACAGGGCGGCTGGCGCGGCTCGCCTATACCTACCTGCATCTTCCGATTGTAGCGGGCATTGTGGTGTCGGCGGTCGGCGACGAACTGCTGCTGGCGCATCCCGAGGGCCATGCCGACACCAAGACCATACTAACCATGATCGGCGGGCCGCTATTGTTCCTGATTGGCACTATTCTGTTCAAGCGCAGCATCCGGGGCATCTTTCAGCTCTCGCATATGGTCGGCATCGGCCTGTTGATCGTGCTGATCCCGTTCGCGCACTTTCTCTCGCCGCTGCTGTTGTCGTCAGCGACAACGGTCATCATGGTGATCGTCGCAGCATGGGAAGCGATCTCGCTCGGCTCGCTCGCGAAATCGGACGAGATCTAA
- the egtD gene encoding L-histidine N(alpha)-methyltransferase yields the protein MNVHVNARADAPLHDQIDHSFAQDVIAGLSQQPKKLSPKYFYDEAGSKLFEQITLLPEYYPTRTELRILRDRGSEIAQAIPANAALVEFGAGATTKVRLLLKQCSFKAYVPVDISGDFLNGQASTLRGDFPDLAVYPVNADFTKPFELPLEIKDMPKVGFFPGSTIGNFDPHEACAFLRSARAILGEGATLIVGVDLEKDERVLHDAYNDAAGVTGQFNLNVLARINRELGGNLDLDGFKHRAIYNRQRHRIEMHLISRKPQTVRVLDHTATFRTGETIHTESSYKYSIERFTTLARGSGWTPRASWTDPDGMFSVHALVANE from the coding sequence ATGAATGTGCATGTCAACGCGCGGGCCGATGCTCCGCTTCACGATCAGATTGACCATTCTTTCGCTCAGGACGTGATTGCCGGATTGTCGCAGCAGCCGAAAAAGCTGTCGCCGAAATATTTCTACGACGAGGCTGGCTCGAAACTGTTCGAGCAGATCACGCTGCTGCCGGAATACTATCCGACCCGCACCGAACTACGCATCCTGCGCGACCGCGGTTCGGAGATCGCCCAGGCGATCCCCGCAAACGCCGCGCTGGTCGAATTCGGCGCCGGCGCCACGACCAAGGTGCGTCTGCTGTTGAAACAGTGCTCCTTCAAGGCCTACGTGCCGGTGGACATTTCCGGCGACTTTCTCAACGGACAGGCCAGCACATTGCGCGGGGACTTTCCCGATCTCGCCGTTTATCCGGTAAACGCCGACTTCACCAAGCCGTTCGAACTGCCGCTGGAAATCAAGGACATGCCGAAAGTCGGCTTCTTTCCCGGCTCGACCATCGGCAATTTCGACCCGCATGAAGCCTGCGCCTTCCTGCGCAGCGCCCGCGCCATTCTCGGCGAAGGCGCGACGCTGATCGTCGGCGTCGATCTGGAGAAGGACGAACGCGTGCTTCACGACGCCTACAACGATGCGGCGGGCGTGACCGGCCAGTTCAATCTCAACGTGCTGGCGCGGATCAACCGCGAACTCGGCGGCAATCTCGATCTCGACGGATTCAAGCACCGCGCGATCTACAACCGCCAGCGCCATCGCATCGAGATGCATCTCATCAGCCGCAAGCCGCAGACTGTGCGGGTGCTGGATCACACGGCGACGTTCCGCACCGGCGAGACGATCCACACCGAGAGCAGCTACAAATACAGCATCGAGCGCTTCACCACGCTGGCGCGTGGGTCGGGATGGACCCCGCGCGCGTCGTGGACAGATCCCGACGGGATGTTCTCGGTTCACGCGCTGGTTGCGAATGAATGA
- the egtB gene encoding ergothioneine biosynthesis protein EgtB has protein sequence MTKPASQPDARVATTSANTAESSQKLLQESRDERAARLLTAYRTVRDETERRAAPLSPEDQLVQSMPDASPTKWHRAHVTWFWEQFLLGEHSPGYQPYHPDYAYLFNSYYVSAGPRHARAQRGHLTRPGADEVTAYRKHVDAAVAAFFSSADVDTLAKLEPLIEVGLNHEQQHQELLLTDILHAFAQNPIPPAYEPGWAFPAATRTGDAWVTLMEGIHTIGHADNSFHFDNEKPTHRALVGPVKLARNLVTNAEWLAFMKDGGYTAPTLWLMDGFAAAEREEWQAPGHWRKVDGANSSESWKIMTLGGLQNIDPTAPVSHVSYYEADAFARWSGKHLPTEMEWEVAARAGHLNDAFGIVWQWTRSSYSPYPGYRAIDGALGEYNGKFMVNQLVLRGSSLATPDNHSRITYRNFFYPHHRWQFTGLRLADYAV, from the coding sequence GTGACGAAACCAGCATCCCAGCCAGACGCCCGTGTCGCCACCACCTCCGCAAATACGGCCGAATCCAGCCAAAAACTCCTTCAGGAATCCCGCGACGAACGGGCCGCTAGGCTGCTGACGGCCTACCGCACCGTCCGGGACGAGACCGAGCGGCGGGCGGCTCCGTTGTCCCCTGAGGATCAGCTGGTTCAGTCGATGCCGGACGCCAGCCCGACCAAATGGCACCGCGCCCACGTCACCTGGTTCTGGGAGCAATTCCTGCTCGGCGAGCATTCACCGGGCTACCAGCCCTATCACCCGGACTACGCCTACCTGTTCAATTCCTATTACGTGAGCGCAGGGCCACGTCACGCCCGCGCCCAGCGCGGCCACCTCACCCGTCCCGGCGCGGACGAGGTGACGGCCTATCGCAAGCACGTCGATGCCGCAGTCGCGGCATTTTTCAGTTCAGCGGATGTGGACACGCTGGCGAAACTGGAGCCACTGATTGAGGTCGGCCTCAATCACGAGCAGCAGCATCAGGAATTGCTTCTCACCGACATCCTGCATGCCTTCGCACAGAATCCGATCCCGCCGGCCTATGAACCCGGCTGGGCATTCCCGGCTGCGACCCGCACCGGCGACGCATGGGTCACCCTGATGGAAGGCATCCACACCATCGGCCACGCCGACAATTCATTTCATTTCGACAACGAGAAGCCCACGCACCGCGCGCTGGTCGGCCCCGTCAAGCTGGCGCGCAATCTCGTGACCAACGCCGAGTGGCTCGCCTTCATGAAGGACGGCGGTTACACGGCGCCAACGCTGTGGCTGATGGACGGCTTCGCTGCCGCCGAACGTGAGGAATGGCAGGCCCCCGGTCACTGGCGCAAGGTGGACGGTGCAAATTCTTCTGAAAGCTGGAAAATCATGACGCTCGGCGGCTTGCAGAACATCGATCCTACGGCTCCCGTCTCGCATGTCAGCTACTATGAAGCCGATGCTTTTGCGCGCTGGAGCGGCAAGCATCTGCCGACCGAAATGGAATGGGAAGTAGCCGCCCGCGCCGGTCATCTTAATGACGCCTTCGGCATCGTCTGGCAGTGGACCCGCAGTTCGTACTCGCCTTACCCCGGTTACCGCGCCATCGACGGCGCGCTCGGGGAATACAACGGGAAATTCATGGTCAACCAACTGGTGCTGCGCGGCTCATCGCTGGCAACGCCGGACAATCATAGCCGCATTACCTATCGCAATTTCTTCTATCCACATCATCGCTGGCAGTTCACCGGACTGCGGCTCGCCGATTACGCCGTTTAA
- the grxD gene encoding Grx4 family monothiol glutaredoxin: MSIDQFIANEVKSNDVVLFMKGTPQFPQCGFSGQVVQILDHVGIAYKGLNVLESSELRDGIKIYSNWPTIPQLYVKGEFVGGCDIIREMFQAGELQQLLADKGVAIQQPAG, translated from the coding sequence ATGAGCATCGACCAATTCATCGCCAACGAAGTGAAGTCCAACGACGTCGTGCTGTTCATGAAGGGCACGCCGCAGTTTCCGCAGTGCGGATTTTCGGGCCAGGTGGTCCAGATCCTCGATCACGTCGGCATCGCCTACAAGGGCCTGAACGTGCTCGAATCGTCCGAACTGCGCGACGGCATCAAGATTTATTCGAACTGGCCGACCATTCCGCAGCTTTACGTCAAGGGTGAGTTCGTCGGTGGTTGCGACATCATCCGTGAGATGTTCCAGGCTGGCGAATTGCAGCAGTTGCTCGCCGACAAGGGCGTCGCGATCCAGCAGCCCGCTGGCTGA